The genomic region CGCCGCGCGGCTCCGCACAAGACGCGTGAGATGCGTCGCCGCTCATCCCCGGCTTCGTGGCGCCCCGCCTTCATCGGGCATCGGGAAAACCGCGGCCGACTCTTCGCGGCGACGGGTTCGCATCTACGCGGGCGGGCGGCTACTTGGCGGGCCTGGGCTTGGGGGCGACGCGGGCGGGGAGGACGGCTTCCTTGCCGAAGCGGCCTCGCAGGCGGTCGGTGGCGGCGGAGAGGCGGCGGTCGCGGTCGCTCTCCAGCGTCTGCGGCATCTCGAAGAGCATGGGCTCCTCGTCCGGATCGTCGCCTAGCTTGGAGACGCCCACGCCCAGCAGCCGCACCCCGCCGCGCCGCTGCGCGCGAAGCTGGCGCAGGAGCGCGCGGGCGACGGCGAAGAGCGCGCGGTCGCTCTCCAGCGGCTGGGCCACGGTGCGGCTGGCGCTACGGTCGGTGAAGTCGCCGTAGCGCAGCTTCACGGTGATGGTGCGCGCCTTCAATCCGTCGCCGCGCAGGGCGTTCCCCGTCTCGCCCACCAGGTAGAGGAGGCGCCCTTCCAGCTCTTCGTCGTCCGAGATGTCCTGCGGGAAGGTGCGCTCGTGCGAGATGGACTTCTGCGGCGCGCGGCGGCTCACCTCGCTCGATGCGCGGCCGTGCACCACGCCGTGCAGCCACCTGCCGCGCCCGTCGCCGATCCACGAGCAGAGCGTCGCCTCGTCTACCGAAGCCAGGTCGCGGACGGTCACGGCGCCGCGGCGGCGTAGCTGCTCGGCGAACGCAGGCCCCACGCCGGGGATGTCCGCCAGTTCGAAGCGCAGCATGAACTCGCTCTCGCCGCCCGGAGGGACGATGAAGATGCCCATCGGCTTGTGCACCGACGCGGCCATCTTCGCCAGGATGCGCTGCGTGGCGCCGCCCAGCGAGATGGCGATCTCGGTCTCGTCCATCACCGCGGCCTGGATGCGCCGCGCCGTCTCTTCCAGCGGCTCGCCGCGATACAGCTCCTCGGTGCCGGTGAGGTCCAGGTAGAACTCGTCCACGCTCGCCGCCTCCACCACGGGCGAGAAGCGGTCGAGCACCTCGCGCACCTCGTGGTGCTTGCGCGACACCATCTCGCCGGGCACGGGCACGCACATCGCCTTGGGGCACATACGCAGCGCCGTCGCCATGGGCATCCCCGCGTGCACGCCGTAC from Longimicrobiaceae bacterium harbors:
- a CDS encoding DNA polymerase IV; amino-acid sequence: MDATARTPRILLADCDSYFVRCAMLADPEGAGKAELLIVGGKPTGRGVVTSASYAARKYGVHAGMPMATALRMCPKAMCVPVPGEMVSRKHHEVREVLDRFSPVVEAASVDEFYLDLTGTEELYRGEPLEETARRIQAAVMDETEIAISLGGATQRILAKMAASVHKPMGIFIVPPGGESEFMLRFELADIPGVGPAFAEQLRRRGAVTVRDLASVDEATLCSWIGDGRGRWLHGVVHGRASSEVSRRAPQKSISHERTFPQDISDDEELEGRLLYLVGETGNALRGDGLKARTITVKLRYGDFTDRSASRTVAQPLESDRALFAVARALLRQLRAQRRGGVRLLGVGVSKLGDDPDEEPMLFEMPQTLESDRDRRLSAATDRLRGRFGKEAVLPARVAPKPRPAK